ACCAAAATGAAATCCCAACATAAACCATAGAAAAATAGCAGATAACCATTTAGCAAAAAcgcgcgaaattcaaaatcagTAGATAACCATTCAGCAGAAAcgcgcgaaattcaaaatccgTGTCTGACTGTAGCCGAAAATTTACTACCTATTGAAATAACTCACGAACcctcaaatatctcaaaaatatctACTTCACATATCCTATCCCATTTTAGAAATGCAAGCGAATGACctaaaattcatctttaaattcaaaaaaaaaattttttgctACTATACAAGGTCACcaacaaaaactataaaatgaaaaacctcAAAACCCTTTGCTCTAAACAAACTTTTTCACAGAACAAAGTTGAATGTACTCATCCTAAAAAATAAGATTCCcgaaaaaaaaaaatcgaaaaatcacaaaattgttTTCCATGAATTGGAGATTTCTgaatttttcgataatttcgCCTCTTGGCAGCCAGTAGAGCAAAAATTTAGTAGGAGTCAATCAATATCAAACGCTATCAAAATCGTCGTTTGAAAAACTTCCTTCACAACAGATTCGTTCGGTGAATTACATTGAATTTCCAGAATATGTTTCAAAATactaaaacaaaactttatatgaagaaaaaaatcacaaaaccccaaaaagaaatttttttgaaaattattgaaaaatacctaactcgaaaactactgccctaatcgaaaaattttattggacaTAAACGATTGAAATTATCACTACCTACAAGCTCagtgaaaaaaaatcataaaatcccaaaattgaaaagttcattattagtaaaaatataaaaatctaataaaaattctattctaattatcTTATTCTACTCTAATCATTATTCTTTTTAGCTCATAATATTTCcacataacataatattaatcattCTTCATATCggacaatgattattttcaatttatctgacATCGAATGATGTATTAGTCCCAAATAGTTCAGCGTTCTTCATTGAATGACAACTGCAAATCAGCTAAAAGGCCTCGTTCTACTAGCAATATTGTCTCATGTAATACTTTCGCTGAGTCTGCTGAGTCTGAGTTCGTTTTTCAAACCTCTCcagaattattgtttcaataaatatttcatcgcTATTAACGCTTAACTGGGGCACGCTttccaaactattcaaaattatgtcaTCATATTTCTCTACCGAACTCTCATTAATAACAATTCCatcagtttcaattttattattcttcatatctttcggataattacaataattcaaatctgaCTCTGTATTTTCACCTTCACTGTTCACACAAATCGCTGAttcacattttttctgtaatcggtttaatatactatttccatGGCCTGGTTCTTGTTTATCGatgattattgattcattcatcttgttaacaaaatgtttattatcgTCAGTAATACTTTTCAGCTCCAAGTAGCATGAGTCAGTAATATTTCGTTCAACACCATTATTTGCTGATCCACATTTCTggctataattaattttaatatctaCAAGATCAATCTCGTGTTTATGggagattgaatatttcttatcaTCAGTATTAGAATATTTTCTTCTAACATATATTCCATTGTGCCTAACACCTTCCAAAGTAGAACCTGATTCAGTGACTATACAACCTCCTAATTCATTccttgaattatcaatatttgatggACCGCCgtctaaaacattttcatcaatatgccTAGTACTAAACTCCTGTGTCCTATCAGTAAAATATGCTTTCTTACGTCTAGCATTTTCCGAAAACTTTCTGCCATCAAAAGAACACACTCTAATATCATAGCCTTCTTTTTCACAAATTCTATGCATCCTTTTATAAACCCGATAAGCATAATTAACGTTGTAAAAACAATTCCGCgtaaaatgattatgtttaCCACAAACTTTACATTTCTtacgtcttctttttctattagtCCTATTATTCACGAGACTAACATTCTGATGCATCTTGACTCCTCTAGATTCACAATCATTACGCATACCAgagttcacaaaatgttcaaacGGCCTGTTATCAATCGTAAAAGAGAAATCCAAATCACTTTCCGATAAATCTGATAACTCTTCCTTAATCATTCCCCTATCTTTATCCTCTTTGTAAATTATATCTTCCTCATTCAAATCACAATCATTACAAATGGGAACTTCATCCAACCCATTTTCAATCTCTAAGTTACTTATATGACAATATACATCcacttcatttgaaacataataattacaagaatcaaaatcatcacagataatagcattttctaaacaattctcattttcaaactcatttccgatttccaatagTTCTTCAAATTCTGGTTCCATAATATCATTAATTACTTGCACCTGTCCAAATTTCCACtcattcaaatactgacatgataattcatatttctcaatattcttatacaattcaACAATAGTActatttgataacattataattctttcaaatatatttgaagacaaACCTCTTAAAATTATCCTGATAATCCGAGATTCATGCATATTCGAATCTACTTTTCTACATAGGGATAAGACTCGTGCTACAAAATCTCTGCCATCTTCATTAAGTTCCATGCTACAAGTATCTAGTTCCTTTTCAAGTTTCCACAATTTGAGAGGAGATCGATAGAAATTAAccaatttttctttcactggcatatattcatatttgttctgtcgagtcaaatcattctcaataacgtcaaaatatttctcagcacttcctttcaaacaaaaccgcaagtataataaattatctttttcaTCCCAACCGTTCGCTAAGGCaaccttttcaaaatagttgaaaaaatcatcaatgtcaaattcttcatcttttccatcaaaaaatttcggtaatagtaacggtctaagtttttccattgttaatctgttccaatccaattctattcaataataaataataaatttccaattaatctggtttcaataatcataaattctcCATATCTCAAATATCGATATctctccaataataataaatttatcctattcaatcatatcttaataatcattaatttctcatctcatcataaatatctaattctttctaataagaattgataataaatcttgcAATCGTACAAAATCTTCAATTGTCATAGCTTTTGCCACTCAAaatctcaaaatcaataataatcgtAAATCTTCCAATATCGTGAATCTCAAAATTAATctgttcaattataatcatcatTCTCCATCCGTTAAAATCCATTATTagtaatcaattatttgttccACAATATTCCAATTCAATAAATCCTCGAAATTCATCCTACAAACTGTTTTCACAGTCCCGTGTAAGGTTCAAACTCAACTATTTCACCCATAATTtcactgaaataaaaacatatatttaataatgaaaaatgcaaccacaaaaattgaatcttcaatgagGTAACCGGAAAAGTCCAAATTTTAAAAGCTGGATTAAAAACCCTTTGagcctccaccaattatgtaaacaagatctggacggcaggataaacctccaccaaatatgtaagcaatatgtgcctacaccgagtatgtaaaggtggggaaatgaaaacaagaaatgatcgtactggttttgataattaaaacaaaacaataaattatttgtacaaaaaaattagaattataattataaattatgaaataacaataaatatatgaatatttcaagggctactcgcttggctgctagtgaggattaagttattaacatattgttaataactttggtgtaaacgcagctttagatgccaagatttatcatggagttccgagttacggataattatgtcaatgaaaaacttcattttcctcatgaaatctttcccataaaaattttaacagattgttgttctacaagcgtTCCACATGTTACcaaatgaaaatcccagtgaaaaacgaaaagtgccacttgataattcccaatCATCcttttaatcgtagctctgattcaactgagcaataactttctgaacttactgagttaataaagtaacatttaaaactatcataagcgcaatgggacttgggattccatcaattcagaataagtattataccggtattcatttttacaggattgaagtagtgcaacatttagattagcacaccaatagattttatttgtaacgaagtaagttcattactttcatatcaaagttctacttttcccattatgatattattatagtatattgaCGACTGCTGCAAAACGATGTCTGGTAGCCATGGTAATGTAATGAAATGTGATCGTATGGTTGATTGaaagtctccaaccagcctgatcagatttcttatttgggccattggcaaacattttaaaaaagccctgatattataacaatgactttattcctagtagacAGCATTTCcagtagatggctgaatattctcgttaccacattgcaaaggatgttcagtgaggtctactgttatgtggactactagagtattgtaactcctaatgtcagattgagtaagagcttgaaatttattcctatttagtgtactccatgtttAATAATCTGCCactatcttatattagaagaaactttcctctaaataaattaaaaaacgcagtaaatctaattctgaatgaaaatgcttattattctcaattcattttcaaattgttgaaaaagtgatattcagtgctgtgagtttaaaaacaatttatgtttttttttcaatgtatgacttgatttattcaattgtaattggtgatgataattatgacttgataagactgatttgatgaatgattacacaaTTCATAAGATTAATAcctactaagatgttatgaattgaattgctcatttattgtataacagactataagctgaattctttagacaaggcctaatCGCTCaatctacatccaaattgtatttgtatttgtatttatcggtcaatatatttcttatttctagacgccagctaagaaaggggtttcaattttcgtagaatacGCACGTAATTAAAAATgtacgtttttcaaaaaatgtgatttcaaattcaaatttcgtttatcacacacataaacgagaatttagaattaatgagaaagtggcctggaataaggtttatgattttcTTCTTCTGCATTTATACTAAGTGACATATTTAATAGTGATGGCTCTTAAACGGTAGGCTTATTAGCAAATAACGAGTTAGACCACCGGGAAAatgggatttatattttattataataaatattcaatcacGTTTCCAACCTACAATTATTGTACAGATGACAATTATTTGGATGTtgcaattattgaccgagcgaagtgaggtctaagattcaagtcgacggtttggcatttctccttatgattaaatgtttatatgttgcgcatttacggcgaaacgcggtaatagattttcatgaaatttgacaggtaagtttatgttccttttaaaattttgtgCTTCGATGTAtatgcaaggtttttggaaactttgcatttcaaggataatataaaaggaaaaaggagccttcttcatatgccaatattagagtaaaaatcagaacaaCCATATTACCCCCACagtagccgttttcacaccgatatctcaccgacacgacatacagacagggtttactctgatggacagtataagaggaggcggGACCGTGTCAAACTGGGCTGGTTTtccagcccagtttgtcgttgcatgcaccgccaaactggcactctaaaGCCGTGTTTCATAACGGGCAGACgacagaattcactttaaattaacattggttcttatgggagtgttcacccatcggcagaaagttgagcagaaaaaaagaaCTGTTCAAATCAGAGACGAACTGTCGTTCATTTTGCCGTTCATTTTAAGGCCTATCAACACAATGCTATTTTGCTTCGACCGATCACTGCTCGTGAACCGTTTTGTCAAAAAAGAACTAATTTCGGGATTCTGTCGACGGGAACAAAGACTTTAAAGAtgcatatctctttaaggtctttggacgGGAACAGACAGCTTCGAATTTATTTTTCTGCTCTGATCACGTGACACCGGCACGTGAAAGAATAATCTTTCTCCGGATCAGACACCATGTTCTTTTTAGATTTAAAGATTTAACCTCAATCTTTAATATTGTTGGATGGtttgttttgatattatttgctGTTGATTATCAGATTTCGGATTGCTACTACTATACTGTGAAGTTAATTTGCAGTAGAAAattgaggtataaaatatttccattggtttctttattcttataGTTTTcacaagagaaattgaaaatggatttacaacAGAAAGGCATAAAATTCGTTATAAATTTGATGCAacagttcaaagttttgtactttccatacctgcacaacgaattacctatttgaaaaatagaatatggttAAAAATTGCTGATGTAATAGAGGATTCAAGTAAGTAAGTTAGACTTtaatttctcataataaagtaggctagatCTATCGTACacaatttgatataatttttataagtagcctaccagcatgtttacaattttattcAGGTAGCCTACTAGTAGTAGGTCTTTAATAACCTAGTCTCTAGGTCTAAAttgctatctttttcatttttcaagaagttagaagttgacaaaagtttatttatttatttatttaaagtataATTTCTAGTATTTAATGATAATGTAAAGCCTAGACTAGCCAGTTTGTGTATGGTAGAGAATTAtcacaagaaagagagaaatctaaTCAACTATTTAGATTTAAACTCATTCATGCTTGATTGATTAGATTAACATTAAATGATCAGATTTGTAGCCTAATGGTCCCATTACAAGgtagttgatttatttaaagTTCCCGCTGAAGCCATCTGGTTTTTCTCCCTTTTTACTCTTTGTGGGAAATCTTCTTTAAATTTGTTGCCAGTCTGCCTTGCCGACTGCTTTGGCAGACAGAATAGCTAGCGTCTGTTTTTGGCTTGGGTGTTGTATTCTAACCAATGTAGCTATTTTGTGTTGTTAAAGAACAGTTTCTCTTTCCTTTAGCATTTatattttggcattttaacATGCCTAACTCATTTACCAAATTATCTCGTTCTCCTAGCTATTAATTTTTGTCTCATTTGAGTAAATGCTCGTCTTTGCTAACGTTTGACTTTTGTACAAGCCAAGCTAACCAAACGCGTCTGTTACTTGTTTATTAAATCCGCAAAAGGTATGTACTAGCAtaagtatttaattattatttgtaataattataccaAAATGGGAACATTGATTTCCATAGACTCAAAACAAGTAGTAATAAGACAAATATAAGGTTGTATATTCTATGTACGACAGGTTAGATTGTAAGTTTGCAGGTTAGATCGTGTAATTAAGTGATCCTATGGATTCTCTGGACGAGAATAACAAATTTTACTACTAGAATAGGAAATCAGGATGCAGAAATATTACTTTGTTTTCTGTTAAACGTTATTTCATTTAAACATCGATAATTACTTCTGTTCAAAGTGGGGAGAGCTAATCTCCATAAATTTCAGATGACAATTATTCCAATAGttatgttaataaataaatattataatttttgatatTCCACTATTATTTGCTGTAGTACTAGTTGATTATAATTCAAGAGTGGCCAATACATAGCATGTAGGCTCCATGCTTAAGATAGAAATAACCGAAATGATTGTTATACAGTAGGTTAGGTGCGCAAAGCATAGATTTGTTGCATAATTCGAAACTCCTTTTTGAACTCcttaaaattattccaattgaaaatatttgtttttgaattcCTATTGTTAGAGGAGTAGAAACTATTGtagattgtttattattttaagcgGTCCACGACATGGGGATTCACGATCTCGGCATACTGTCCGACACTCCACGAACTGGGCGACGTTCTGATTCTGACGTCACGGACGATCTGTTGGACCACGGGTGTACAATGGCATAACCATCCAATTTTGCCGAATGCTGTTGAACTACCAGAGTTTGTTACTCCCAATTGGAAAGTTCGCCGAATCGAGGTAATACATCTCCAATTTTTCTACCAAACTGGAACAATCGGCGAATAGTGGGGGAAGTTATTCGTTTATCCTTGTCAGGTTGGGAATATAATAGTTTGTTCtcgataatgaattattgtattccttTCACTGTCCGTGTTGAGTCGGAAATGATCGAGCAGTGTATTTGAGGAATACTTGACCGCAACACTACTGGGGTGATGTTAGATGAACGAATTGGACTGCAACCTAATCACTAATTCACTGATTTGTATTTGAATCTTAGGTAATCCAAGTATCCCTTGAATAgtaatttctttttcttttatttttgtaCTTGCATTAATTCTTTTTTGGATATTGAGTAATACTTGGGTGGACTTGCTTATAATCTGTTTTGGATATTTTTCCTTGTATTCAAGATCTATGTTGATCTTTTGGGGATTTCAGTTACGTACTGGGTATCCTTGGATCTCCTAGATTCTTTCTTTTTGAGATTGTCATTTTCaggttttgaaaattattaaatagtGGTCAACGActgttgaaaatcatgtattgccttgttcataataattttttttaatatattggtAATTTATCCACCAAATGAGTGTCAGTGAATTTTAGATTGATTAGACCCCTTTCCCTAGGTTAGAAGTGGTCGGGCTGGATTCTTTCAAGTGATGAATCAATAACACTGTTCACACAAACTTTTCTTAAGTGTGACAGTAAGCTGCGCCGCACTCTGCTATTTTGGTAACTATACCAAATTTccaaattctatatttttcagtCATATCTTTTCAATATCCATATTTCCAAATTTATTACTTAAtatatttgattgattcattgctTGCCAAAGCATGACAGCTTGACCGCCAGTCTAGCCTGAGGAATGTGGTTTGATTGTCGATCAATCACAGGTTAGGGTATTGTAGTCAGGTGTggataatttaaatttctgaGAGTGGAAATAATTTAATGCATCCATATTATCTTCATTTAGAGTATTGAGATAGACAATCATCATTGGTTATTTAGTATTGAAGATGCTTAACATggaaatgttaataatattgacagtACTGTTAGTTAATGTGCCTTACAAGATCtaaaaatttaagatagaatCTTATACATGATAATTTTACTTTGTCTAATTTTGTACAATGTTGCATACCTTTTGTTGGATTCTGAGTTGAGTTTGAAGTATGAATTGAATTCAAGGTATGAagtgactttgaatttgaactttaaAGACTTGGTCTTAAAAcacaacgattttgaaattttctatttgccattaatatttttattttcttttcaattttgtaCTAGCTTGCTCTAGCTTGACAAGATGGAAACCAGCATCCCAAATATGTCCGGACAACCCTCAGATACCACCCGGGAAGTAAGGGATCAGACTGTTCAGGGAACAGAATCCACAGAGTCCCCATCAAGTATGTTTTGGGAAGTAAAACATGAGATAGAGGAGAAAATAGCTTCAGGTGGGGGAATGAGAGGTTGGTTAGCTCGAGCTATTAACCCTAATCATTTAGTAAAGTTTCAGATTCATTTTGAACTTAGAACCATGGGAATCCCCGGGGAGGAAATTGAACCTATGAGTGTAGATGATCTACGTAAGAAGTATAGAGAGGTGCGAAAAGAGCATGGGGAGGGGGAAAGACAGTTACATAGGTATAATCACTCTGACGACTCTGCCAAGTCTGAATTAAGTCAAATAGACAATATTATAGGATGGATAGAGGGCTGGTGTGCTAGTTTAAGTGGGGACATGGAGGCCGAGAATAGGAAGGAGGTTTTCCTCAAAAGTATGTCCAATGTGTCCCACTGCACAAATAGAATTATCCACTTGTTGACATTTGcccgttttgaaaagaaagagagctTGCTTTCAGATTTGGATCAACGTATAGAAAAAATACTAGGGATAGGTACATCATTGTCAAATTGGCAACCTGGACCTCCTAGCCGCGGAGCTTCACCAGTGCCGTATTCCACAGCCATGTCATCTCCAACGGTTCCTGAGGCTTCTGCAACTACTACTACTTTAGTGCTGCCTCCAACACAAAATTTGCAGAAAGTAGGCAGACCTGAAGCTCATATTCCTGTTGAGCCAGTTGGTCGTGCTCCTCTCAGGACAAATAATCCAAGGTTGACCTTGAACATTCCGCCTGCAGGTGCACATCAATTCATGCCAGTGCAACCTAGTCAATTCAACTTTAATCCAGCAATTTCCACAGGTGTCCCTCGTTTAGACCTAAGTGCATCTTCACCTTTTGGAAGTTTGTACAACAAATTACAGAATCCAGTTGAGTCTTTATTGAAAGAGTTACCTGTCACTGATGGATTGACAGTTGAGACtttattgaaattcttgggAGTGGCATTGAAAATTAGAAGCCAATTTGGTGTAAGTAATTCGCATTTATTTCAGCTGTTGCAACCTTTTGCGGTAGGGCCTTTAGGGGAACGTTTGAATTTTGCAATCAATTCAAACATCAGTTTTGACCAATTTCACAAaggtattttacaatatttcattcCTCAACGCTTGTTATCGGCCATTGAGAGAGAACGTTTTTATCGTTTACAGAGCTCACAGGAACCACTTTGCAGTTACATTGTTTCGATCAGGGAAGCTGCAAGTTTGCTCAGAATCAACTTATCTGAGGCAGAAATAGTCCACACAATTTGTTCAGGCTTGAATCCTGCGGAAAGATCTCGTCTTATTTTCCAGGAAAGACCAACCACATTTCAAGCTTTAAATGAGATGAGTGTATTATCACAGAACCTGAGTTTTGCTGACAATGAGCGAGCCTATGTGGAGAGTTCGAGAATCGGTAGTGTCAGGCAGACCTCTACGGCTTATGGACACCGAGATAGGACCTGCTATGAATGTGGAAAGAGAGGTCACATTGCTATGAACTGTAGGTCAAAATCGGCACAACAACACGCTGGTATCTCCAACAATAAGCCTGATGTCAAGCAGCCTGGACCAAGCGCAGTTGGTGGAAGTGGAAAGGTAACTTGTTTTAATTGTAAGAAGGTAGGTCACTTTGCACGTGACTGTACATCAAAGAGGTCCTGACTAGTCAATGCTTGTCTTGATGAAAATTCCAACTATGAGTCCAAAAACAAATTGTTTACCAACCTGGAGGGATACAAGGGTAAACCCAGAAATAGAGTTATCTCTAAATATGGTCAGAGGAGCAGGTGTTTGGATAAGCAGCATCCTGCCAACCATAAGGCTAGAGTACTCATGAATGAAATCCTGCCtataattgtttgttttttgggtTTAGGGGCTTTGGAAACACCAGCTTTGATTGATTCTGGTGCTGTTAGatctattatttcttcttctgttctggatcaattgttagccaatggtgaCCACTTTGTCTTCTCTGAAGAACATTTTGTCTGTACCACTGCTAATAAAAGCCCTCTTGTGTTGAGTAAGTCAGTCTCGATAAAAATCAGAATTGAAAACTTCACctggaatttcaaattttttattgccGAAAATGTTGCCTTTCCTGTCATTCTAGGGTGTGATTTTATTAAGTTTTCCCAGCTGATTCCTAATCTTTTCAACAATTCCTATTTCTTTGGCTTCAAACCACAGATTAAATTCAACTTTGTCACGGAGTGGAGATCTTTGTTGTCACCACTGATTGCATCTATTGGAGTCCTTGATAGTAACAGTCCCTTGTCACAGGATGAGCAGTCCGGTTTAGATGAGGTTCTTGGTGATTTCCAGGATGTATTATCCAAGAGATTGGGTAAAACAAACTTGTTGGAGTATAAAATCCGTTTGACCTCAACTGAGCCTGTACGTCACCCTCCATATCAGCTGAACCCAATCAAAAGGGAGATTGTTGATCAAAAGGTAAAGAAAATGTTGGAGGAAGGAGTAATTGAGAAGGCTGTTTCCAATTATTCAAGTCCATGTTTTCTGGTACCCAAAGGTGATAAGAATGACTCAGACAGCGAATCATGGCGGTTAGTGGTGGATTATCGATTTCTAAACAAACATATCTCGTTAGATTCTGTGCCTCTTCCTAACATTGAAAGTGCCTTTCACAACTTCAATGGAGGCAAATTCTTTTCTGTACTGGATTTAAATTCTGCTTATTATCAGGTTCCTCTGCATGAGTCCAGTAGGGACTACACAACATTTTGTACCATGAGGGCAACCTACAGATTCTGTCGTGTGCCATTTGGACTGGCAGTTGGTTCACAAATTTTGTCCAGTGTTCTGGATGAATTGTTTGAAGAagagaaatataaatttgttttccATTATCTCGACGATATTGTCATCTATTCAAAAGATTTTTCAGATCATTTGTCTCACATCCGTATTGTGCTATCAAAATTGCGGCAAGCTGGATTCACCGTTAATCCTGACAAGGCTAGCTTTGGGAAAACCCAAATTTCTTTTCTGGGTCACATAATGAACGAACATGGAGTAGCTGTGGATCCAAGCAGGACTACTAGTATTCGAGATTTCCCTCCTCCTAAAAATCAAAAAGGAGTTGCTCGGTTCATTGGGATGGTGGCATATTATCACAAGTTTATCCCTCATTTTGCTGAGATTGCTGCACCCCTCAATGCATTGAGGAAGAAAAATGTCAAATTTGAGTGGACTGATATTCATCAGGAGGCTTTTCTCAAACTTAAGAAGGCCATTGCCAACCCACCTGTACTACAAACTGCCGACTTCACCAAACAGTTTGTCTTGCAGACTGACGCCAGTTCAACAGCGATTGCTGCAATTCTATCGCAGGAAACAGATGGCATCCTCCAACCTATTGCATATGCATCCAAGAAGTTGACACCTAATGAGACATGTTACAGCACCTATGAATTGGAGTGTTTGGCCGCTATTTTTGGGATGGAGAAGTTCAAAGTCTACTTGCAACATGCCAAGTTTAAGTTGCTTACAGACAATTCTGCTCTGTCTTGGGTTCTCAACAACCCCAAAGGTGGTCGTATTGGTCGTTGGGTATTAAGAATTTTAtcgtttcaatttgaaaaagttcATGTTGCAGGAAAATCAAATGTCTGTGCTGATTCTTTGTCCCGCATGTTTCAAGATGAGGAGGAACCTCTTGATTTATCTCCTTCGGCTCAGGAAATAGAACCTCTCTTTTGTTTTGTTAACAATTTGAAACTGTCGGATTTTCCCCTTGTCTTTTCTGAAATCAAACATCATCAGGAGAATGATGCATTTTGTAAAAAGGTAATCGACAAGATAATCAACAATGAAGACCAATTTCCTTATTCATTGAGTAAGGGTGTACTTGTTGTCAAATCACGGAACTCTGATGACAAAAAGGTGGTAGTACCCAGGATTTTAATACCCCTggttttgaataaatgaataaatgaataaatgaatttatttccttcttGAGAGACATAGTAAAAACACAAACAGaatcttggaaattaactgatcaCGTTATCCAGTTATTGTGATCAGTGTGtaatacataatattaaatttataaaacaacaaTAGTTTGAGTCTAGTCTAGCATAATAAACTTGAATAGTCGTCAGTACTACCTGCAGCGTGTAAACATCTTGTCTAATACACCATGGATAATATGATCATTATTAGGATTTGCAATATTATAATCAG
The genomic region above belongs to Nilaparvata lugens isolate BPH chromosome 5, ASM1435652v1, whole genome shotgun sequence and contains:
- the LOC120351356 gene encoding uncharacterized protein LOC120351356, with product METSIPNMSGQPSDTTREVRDQTVQGTESTESPSSMFWEVKHEIEEKIASGGGMRGWLARAINPNHLVKFQIHFELRTMGIPGEEIEPMSVDDLRKKYREVRKEHGEGERQLHRYNHSDDSAKSELSQIDNIIGWIEGWCASLSGDMEAENRKEVFLKSMSNVSHCTNRIIHLLTFARFEKKESLLSDLDQRIEKILGIGTSLSNWQPGPPSRGASPVPYSTAMSSPTVPEASATTTTLVLPPTQNLQKVGRPEAHIPVEPVGRAPLRTNNPRLTLNIPPAGAHQFMPVQPSQFNFNPAISTGVPRLDLSASSPFGSLYNKLQNPVESLLKELPVTDGLTVETLLKFLGVALKIRSQFGVSNSHLFQLLQPFAVGPLGERLNFAINSNISFDQFHKGILQYFIPQRLLSAIERERFYRLQSSQEPLCSYIVSIREAASLLRINLSEAEIVHTICSGLNPAERSRLIFQERPTTFQALNEMSVLSQNLSFADNERAYVESSRIGSVRQTSTAYGHRDRTCYECGKRGHIAMNCRSKSAQQHAGISNNKPDVKQPGPSAVGGSGKVTCFNCKKVGHFARDCTSKRS